One Vitis vinifera cultivar Pinot Noir 40024 chromosome 15, ASM3070453v1 genomic window, ACTCTGAACTTCAAAACtacaagaataaaatataactaaaaattaaatttttttttgacattcAACAAAAGGATTAACAGTATTTAGGATTGCTACATTAGCTCCCAGAATGATGTTAAAATTGGGCTACTGATATTTAACCGACATACATTCATAAGGAACAAGTCAAATGAAAGTGGTAAATTTCATCTGGGGTCACGTTTTTAAAGATTTGAtataaaatggattttttttttttttgatgggcaAATGAAGTGAGAATATATTAGACGCGCCAAAAGAATTGATACAAAATAGATTATGAGTTTCCTCCAGCAATCCCTGCAGCAAAGAGAGTGGGGCACAAAGAGGAGGATGGCTAAAATTCAATAGGTGGATCCATCTAAAGCAGCAGCTATTGATCATAGCTGCCTGACAGATTGCCTTGTCTTTTCTTCATGACtaagtataggaaaaggataaaCTATGCCAAGATATGAGGGTAATAGTCTAAGAGGCGACCAGATATTTCTTCTTTGAGAGCATTGGAGCTTGTATACTGAGGAAATGCATGAAGAATACATGTTTTGCACCCTTTTCTATGGATTATTTCCTCTTAACATACCTCAAGACTAGCAGATGATATAGGTTCATCTGTTAGAAATGCTTCGGCTAGTTTATCATCAACCTCGGAAACCATTTCTATGAGTTCACGCCGCTTTTCTGCAACTAATGCCTCCATATTGGCAGGTATTTCTTCGGCCACAACTTTTTCACTGCAAAAGGCAACAAGATAAtaagaagagaaaatttattaacattataaaataatcCACACGAAAAGGAATTAAGTAGCTAATCAACCCCATAGCTTATGGAGCATACCCATTGGAACCATGAAAATAGTAAGCTTTTAACTGCACAAGATCAACAAGACCCTGAAAATCATCTTCCAACCCAATTGGAACTTGCACAGCAGCACTGTGATGCCGGAGCTTTGACCTTGCCTACAAAACAAGCCAATAGAATCAGCTGCTTATCATTGAGCATCCAAGCTCAATCCAACGACTTGCGACTAGTTTGACAAATTCCCACAATAGAACATAAAAACGTTCAGGTTCTTCATAAATTCTTATCCAAAACCTGTATCatcaacaaaggaaaaaaaaaatctatataaatatagatGTATTAGGTGTTGTGAGAAGTAAAGACCAGTGCATAAAGGCCCTCAGGTATCTCAAGAAGACAGATATGCTCAGTCTCTGTCCAGTATAATTTCCACATTTGCACCATTGCAATTCCCATGCAGTATTCTTGTTCTAACAACTAAAACTGTCATTAAGGGATTAGTTTTGTTCTTGTTTCTTGCAGAGCTTCAACCCTAAATTTAAGAGTATCCAACCAATATCCTGGTTGTACTTGGAACCCCATTTGCACCAAAAAGAAATTGTACAGTAGATTTCCTTTCAATCTTTAATGAAACTTACTATGCAATAGTAAACTAATCAAATTAAGAGAGgaaatttcaaacattttcacAGGCTACCATAAATATAAATTGTACCTGGCTGAGAACTTTCCATGGATCTGCTCCCATTCGATCAAGTTTGTTAATGAATGCAACTCTTGGGACATCATATCTTCTCATTTGCCTATCAACAGTTATTGACTGACTCTGCACACCACCAACACTACAAAGGACAAGAATGGCACCATCAAGGACACGCAAAGCCCTCTCAACTTCAATGGTGAAGTCGACATGACCAGGAGTGTCAATTATGTTAACCTGCAAAAAACAATTTCTGgatgatttttcttcttttttttttttttcttttgaatgggcaaccaaaagaatatataaacatCTAGCAAAAAGGGTGCAACAAGGTACACAAATTTCTGGATGGATAAAAACCTAAAGAAATAGATCATAAAAAGGTGGCAACGGTATTTTGCAGACCAAGTAAATTGATGATAAGCTGTGACCTGAGAACCTTAATTGTTCAACTCAGCCAAATAAAGCATTTGGCTTAGTTGATGCAATCTTTTCAATTTCtggaaaccaaaacaaaaataaaatatatattgtaatttcttttatttttctcttttctggaAACCAAATGAATGGTATCgcaattttgatttaattatttcCCCCATTCTACAGCAGCCAAATGGACCTGATACTTGATAAACATTCTAAACAGTAAATTTTAATCACATGACTTTCAACGTATGGGACACAAGGAAGAAACACTGCTGCAGAACTGACCCTGATACAAGAATATTTGTCCCATTTGAGACAAACTTTcgtttttggaaaaccccaaacaaCACAAACAGAAGATCAAGTattctgttttcttcacttatCCACAGCTTTCTCATCAACACAACAGAGGATCAAGATTCAAGGTTTTTAAATTCTTTCTTGTCCTACATTTTCACAATTAAATGGTAACAAAGTAAAAGAAAACTGTCACCTGATAAGTATTCTAAAGTACAGTAAGTAGCAGCTGATTGAATACTAATCCATTTTTCCCTTTCTATACTAAAGCTAAGATTCCAAAATTTGGTTTCTTCACTTACCCTACAATTTCTTACAAAGGAAACAGCACACAATGAAACCTtagcaaaagaaaatcaattatgTATCCGATAATCAATCCAAGTGTGGAAAATAGCATCAGACCCAATTggttttttaaatagatattcAAAAAACTTCTCCTAGATTTAACAAACAGACAAAAGAAACCATTGGATAACCACTACGAGAACATCGACTGGCTTCTCTCTAATTccacaatttaaaatttcttacaaTTTCCCACACTTGGGCAGCAACCAAAGAGACGCAATTAATCGCACCGATACTCATAGCAAGTGCAGTTTAGTACAaactaagtcaaaattcaacaatttcttttctttcctttttcctacATTTTGTCATCAACCATAGAAACGGAACCAACTGAATCCACACACACCTGATAATCTTTCCAAGTACAGTAGGTAGCAGCAGACTGAATCGTGATCCCCTTCTCTCTTTCTAAATCCATGGAATCCATCTTCGCACCTACTCCATCGCGGCCTCTAACCTCATGAATCTCATGGATCCTTCCCGTATAATACAGAATCCTCTCCGTCAGCGTCGTCTTCCCCGAATCGATGTGGGCAGAGATTCCGATGTTCCGAAGCCTCTCCATTGACTCCTTCCACCATGTTGCCTCCACTCTCGCTGGGTTGCCGGCTGAGAAAGTCCGCCGGTGACCAGTCAGAAGAGGCGACGACGTCGTTTTGAGGGCGGAGGAGAGGGTGTATAGCAGGCGAATTGCCGGAGACCGTGCGGAGGGAGCCATGGGCGTTAGGGTTCTGGGCGGGGTTGATCGCCGTGCTGGTTAAACCCCTAGGGTTTTCAACTGCTGCTACACtactaaacccaaaaccctctGGACCCACGAGATAGCGAAAATTTTggtacaaaattaaaaataaaaaataaaaagaaatttccaaatgaattttttttttaatttttttatatttttaaaaacatattctctacttctctatttttaaaaataaaataaaattctctaaaaattattttttatttcattttatttttaaaaagacaatgattaaacaaaaaaatttaaaaataattttctatttttaaaaataaaatacatttttttaattaaacccGATATTTTTATAAGgccaaatataatattttaacatattttataaaataacattttaataaagattacaaatgttttaaaatattaaatattgaatgaaaaatttaaaaatacaatctTAAGAAAAACTTTAAAGTTTTGGAGCTACACTTAACaagttatttcaaaattttattttaaaactcaaatataaaaaaaaatcataattatggctcaaaattcaaaatatcctccatatttttttattattactcaaaacattattgaaaaataaaaataaaatacttcatatttatttttaaaaatatgttttcaaaataaactcTTTACAAAAATTCCTTTTTGTGCGCAAGGTTTGCCAACTGACTTTCCATGTTAAAAAACGATTTTCAGTTGACTGTTTCAAGAACAGTTTCCAAACAGGTACTGAATAATTTTGACCAATTCAAACAATACACAATCTGGATCCCCTTAATCCCCTCAGAAATTACTCGGAACTCAGTTGATCATGATAATGCAAAGAAATTAACAGGATAAGCAAACGAATAATAATCTCAAAAGATGAACAAAGGCATAAGAAATTGCACCTGCAGCCACTAAAGTTAGACTGCAAATACAAggaagagaaataaaatttctatcAACAACCTGCGAATTCAGCACTTTTGATACCATCAAGCATCCTGGAGTCTCACATACTTTGTTTTGCTTCaaatccaaaaaacaaaaatataccccaaaaaaaaaagggacaaaaatGCTGTTTTGAGTTCTGTATACAGCAAGAGGCAAATCCTACAAAGGCTGTATCTCCATGGTGGTGTGTTCGGTGCCATTTTTAGAAGACGGTGCAGCTTCCTGGTTTCCACCTGCATCCATCTCTTGAACTGGAGGAGGATTAACAATGGTCATGGGCATGGCAGAATTACTGGATAGATGTCCCTTCATCTCCCTATGCTCCTGACATATAGCACACCAGTGCATGCAGCAGTGCACCAGGCATGGGTCACACGGTGAGTTCTGCAAACAAGCAGTAGAAATATGGGTGAAGAACACATGATTTTCCAGTATGAATGACACTGCTAAAGGGGGAATTCATAAAAGACCCGCCGCATCTTCTGAAATGCCAAACTATAAAAGATCAGTAAGACAGCCAGATACTTGTCTTTACACTGGCAGGTCTCAATTCTCGACAGTAGTGGTGATAATGAGGTTTGGAAACACATAGAGATCAAtggatataataataaatttccaatattgaaatgaatttggaaattgCAAGTATTGAATCAATTTGGGGAAAAAGATTTGACAGAATGAATAGCAAAACTGATAATTTCAAATGAAACTTCGAATATTGTTACTAGATGGAGGAATTCATCATTACAatacaaaatattatgaattaaatgcatgcatagtAAGCATAGGGCATGTAGAGGCAAAAAGCGTATGCTATGAAGTATTAAGCATATTCTAGAACACCCATTTACAGGAAAATCTAAATCCCCTCCTCTAAGGTTAAGCCTAGCTATAAGATCTCcactctatttttaaaaaatacattccCCCCACTTGAGTTTTAGCTGAAGTTGCACCTCACTCCCTCTTTCTGCCAAAACACTGATGGAAATTGCGAACTCATGgttcatttttattgtttacCAGAGACATACTACCTTGAGTAAGTCATTATTGTGCCCAAACACAATTATATACAGAAGGTTCATAAATATAACTCCATTCTATTCCTTAATGGAATTCACGTTACATTACCAACAGGGAAGTCAAtgtatttttggaaaatggagGAAGGCTCTTGTAATCAAGCTACATGTCAGATGAAGGGTACAATTTCCCATTCATGTAATACTATAAAATCCAACCTTGTAAATATCTAGCagcttttaattttatttatttatttgataggtaaagatcaaatatattaacagtGGCTAACAAAACGACACATGAAAGTATACACAGTGTAGACAAAAGGCCAACCAAAATGGGGGGCGGGGAGGGggaacataagaaaaaaaaaaaactctttaaaCGTACTTAGAGCTCAACAAATCAATAAAGTCCATTATGGACAATGAGCAATCTCCTATGAACACTAACTCCAAAAAGTTATACATAAAAGAATTGTTTGATTACTTGATATGCTTTTTTGTATTATCAAACACTGTCCTATTTCTTTTCTTAGCAACTTTTACATTTGTAAGTGCAATAGAACATGAAAAACAGCAGATTGAGTTCCTAGGGGTTTATATATAACCCAAGGTGAAGTACTACAAAGAGTTCACAACTGAGGAGATCTTGAGACAGATCTCGACCAAAAGAGACATCAACCGAGATTTTGACCTTGTTGACAAAACATAAAACTAATACAATCCCCTCAAATAGGAGATACAAACAAGGAAATGACAATTATCTTCACTTCTCTTTGGAAAAATCCAATGCCTGGTTATCAAATGGTGAAACATTGGATTATccattaattcattttattttagcaTAACAGCACAAGCTTTGTTCAAAAGAATTCCAATGTCAAACCAGGCAGTGCACTTCAAAGGCTGAGAAAATTTAATCCTCTCAACATTCAAGTCATACATAATAATTCTGATAAAATATCTGTTGCATTACCAGAAATTTCCAAGGTAAGACGAAAATGAATACAACTCTATAACcacagaaaaattaaaataaaaaaattcatttagtaCAAAAAAAATACACGTCTAAAGTGAAAAGAATCCTGGTATGAAGTGGAAAGTAGGAGTGTTGcataaaattagtatatatttatgTGTTTTGCATGTCATTTCACAATCAAAGGCATATTCTTGGGCGAACTCTCCTTGTGAAAGCATTCAGCTTTGAGAtcctaatagaaataaaaatggaaatcacCTTGAGATGATACTGCTTCTGCAATGATTGCCGAAACAGGCCAGTATAGATACCACACATCCACCAAGTAAATAGCAGGCCTTCACAAATGAGAAATGACGTTTTGGGATCAATGCCATGGAAAAGTGCTGTTGCTGCAGCAAGTGTCATTCCACCTTCAACACATAAGGCATGACAAACGCAAGCATTGGTCCAGGGGATATCTTCTCTCAGTTGCTCAACATTATGCCCAAACAACACACAGGGGCAAAACAGCCCAGTCCAGCCTGTGAGACATGGTTAATGGTTTCAGAATAATCAAGGATCAACTAAAAAAGATTCACATGCACTGCAGGAAAAGAGAAGTACAATAGAACATACCTGCCAAATTGTtcttcataattaaatttattccataaataaaactttttataaCGATGAGACTCAAATTGTTCAATAACAGGATCATTTTTATGTACCAGTAGttctcatcatcatcaccattgCCATCCAAGCAATCAGATACATAAGAGTCTGTATGGTGAATTGGCctcttaatttttcatattagaATCTTGAATATGTGCCCAGAACAGAAAAGACTGGTGCAGTGCTGCATTTACACATGAAAAGATTGGTGCAGGCTAGCATTTACATGTGAATTTTGTCATACCCTTCCATTCAGGTGCCACAATCACCTCTTCTCTCACTGCTTAACTGACAGTCCTTATGCCGCCATCCTTAAGTCCATGTAAATgttttcaacttaaaacattATCATCTTTGATGGAACTAAAAAGTGAAATCTACTGCAAGTAAGAgcaaacaactaaaaaaatgacaaagaatTTCAATAGCACTGTCTCTTTTGCCTTGCTGTATTCTAAGAGGAAGAAAATCCTTTGAGCAGTGGAAAGCGAGAGTTTCATTCAGTAGCGCTATCCTCACTCGATTTTTAGTATATTTATATTCTTAATAGTAAATCATAAATACTATACTTGCACTTTTTAATAAACTTACAAATTTTAGTAAATTAGGCTTTTATACTTACCATGACTTTTTTAAAGATAGAAGGATGAAagatttataacttttttaataatttatatatatatattttaaacttcttataattatttttatttttaataatatataaattatatatttatgatatcacGCTAACATCACTCTTTGACTGATATTGAACCATCAGTCCAACCTGTGACCCGATAACTTTTAACCGGTCTAGTTCTAAAAACATTGGTCACCTCCCACTTGCACTTCCAATGCTTCAACCTTGTTAGCTAACCCAATTTTGTAACCAACCTAATATACTTTCTATTTCACATATCTAACCTAATGAAATTTTCAGttgcaaaaataaatacaattatgTAGTAGTTATGCTCCATAATGCTCATAAATTGATATAACAATACATAAAATGACTTTAGaacttgatgaaaaaaatagtAGCACATTGTAGAGGTTTGGCTTCAAACACAATGTTGCTACATAACCTTTCCAAATTTCTAATACAAGCACCATATGCGGCTTTGTGTCTTTATCTAACACAAACAATGCAGAGAAAGCATAAGGGTATTTACAGAAAATGCCAGATGAATTGGTGAATGTGAAAATTTGTATGTTCACTTGCTAAAGATAAAGGCAGATTGAAGTCTTACAACTCTCCCTATCTTCGGCACAGCCACAAATTCCAGTTGTCCAATCTTCATCAGCTGGGGGCTGGTAGCTTTCAGGTAGGGGTTGCCCACACTCATTGCATCTGTGAACAATCAACTGTCCAGTGACAGACATGATCAGCAATGCACAGAAAGAATCCGAAACAGTGGGCATTCCAAAGAAGCAAGGAAATAATGATTGTTGATTTGAGGTTGAAGATGTGGAAACATCATTATCATTTACTGAGAAAACATGGATTGGATTCACACTGCACAAGTTTTCAATCTTATTCCAAAAATAaggtcatttttcatttttaagaagtTTCTAATCCCATTCTGTCTCATTCTCGtttgaataaaataatctaTTCCCTCCTCATTTTTTGCATATATAAAATTTGCCACTCCAAATAAAAAGAAGCAAATAGTAAACAGCATAGACATCATGCAAAATCACAAAACACCGTCTTGAATGGTCCACAATTCTATGAAATTAAGACAGAAAGgcattcaattttttctttctcctttggGTTGTGGTTAGTAAGCCCTTTTTCATAGGCAGGCTTGCAAGACAATCAATGCTGCATCCACCAACACTGAAGCTACATTCAATGATTTCAAATCCTAAACCATATCAagcaaaaaagataaaaattaaaaat contains:
- the LOC100251298 gene encoding cell number regulator 6, with protein sequence MSEGIAQSSRYVKLKKDQAPVEDITPGELNQPIEVPQLIVHRCNECGQPLPESYQPPADEDWTTGICGCAEDRESCWTGLFCPCVLFGHNVEQLREDIPWTNACVCHALCVEGGMTLAAATALFHGIDPKTSFLICEGLLFTWWMCGIYTGLFRQSLQKQYHLKNSPCDPCLVHCCMHWCAICQEHREMKGHLSSNSAMPMTIVNPPPVQEMDAGGNQEAAPSSKNGTEHTTMEIQPL